The Accipiter gentilis chromosome 8, bAccGen1.1, whole genome shotgun sequence genomic sequence GCCGCTTCCAGCTGTGGCAGCCGAACCCCCTTTTTGGGTGCAGGGGGACCCCCCCGGGTCAGGGGGGTGcccaggctgggctctgcctggcTGTTCCCTGTAAGCTCCAGGTCGGCAGCTTGAAAGCTTTGAGCTCCCTCTTGAGGCCCTTCCTGCCCCAAAATCTTGGGATTTTGGGGGAGCCTGAGCTGCTGGGTGCCCTGGGTTGAGCCCCCCAGCGCTCTGCACCCCGAGTGACGCAGCCCGTAGGACACGGCTGGGCCCCGTCACTCTCCCAGCCACGGCGAAGGGACAGAGACACCGTCATCGGGAATTGGTTTGGGGACTTCGGGCCAAGCGCCAGCGACACAGGCCCGGGAActgacatccccccccccagtcaaAAACACGAACGGGGCTGGAAAAGAGCCGGGAGCCAAACCCACGGTGCCTGCCAAGGCCAACACACCAGCTTTCAAAATAACCCGTGTCCCGCGCGGCTCCGGCCGGAGCGGAGGGTGCCAGTGGGAACCACCCACGCGGGACGGGAAGACCGGCAGCTCCGCGGCGGGCAACGCTCCTCTGCCAGACGGAAAGGTCACCCCGTCCGGATCCCACAGCCAGGCTTGGGCACGGGCCCAGGCGCTGATGACACCGGGCTGGAGGAGTCAACGTCGCAGCCGGTCCCCTGGCCTGGTCCTGGCAGGGCGCCCGGGATGTGGACGGAAAGGCCCGATCCCGATATCCCCTTCTCTCATACGCAGGGGAAAATACTGCGCCGGGGCAGTGTGTAGGTTTGAGAGGGGAaactctgcctcagtttccccactgctcCCAAGGCGCAGGGTCTTTCCCAAGGTAACGGGTGACCTGTAGAGTAAATTTTCCTGAATTAATCCTCCTCAAATCCTCCCTGATTCCCAGGGGGGACCCGCTGGCAGGGCAGATCCCAGGAGAAAAGGCACTTCTGCTTCCCAGGATATTTATAAGACACAGGAAAGTTGGGCCGGCCCCATGGGCCGGCGGCTGACGGCAGGGCAGCACCTCGTGGGTCCTTTCTCAGCCTTGCGGGACCGAGAACATTTTTGGGTGCTCGCTCCTGACCCGCCGAGGATGCTCCCGCACCAGGCGGAGGCCAAACGTGCTTCtcccccccggggtgggggaaGCAGGATTAGGCCACCGCGGTGTCCCCTTCTCACCACCCTCATCCCAGTTCGCTCCGGCTTCATCTGCACTGAGGCCGGGGTTCCCTTGGCGGGGTTGATCCCGGTATTTGGAGCAGGAAAGCCGGGGCTGGCGCTGGGAACGGGGAGGACGGAGCGAGGCACCGGGATGCACCCCTGGGAGCAACCGCAGCACCCGTCCGTCCCTCTGTCCGTCCATCCCAGCCTTGGACGGACCCTTCAAAGCCCCCCGCTCCTGCTccccccatcctcatccccctCCCCATAAAGCCCCCACCGGCCCGAAGGGGGTCCCGTCGGCGGGAGGCCGCTGGGCGGAGCACCCTCCccggggtgggttgggggggggttccCGGTCCCGGGGGGAGCCGCTCGGTTACAGCCCCCGCGGCGAGGGGCCGTACCGGGAGGCAGGACCGGCCCGCCCCGACCCGCCCCGGTCGGGTAACGGACACAGGGAGGGAGGTTCACGGCCGGTGGGGCCGCAGCTCCACCGCCCCCCGAAGGACGGTGCCGGTTCCCGGTGCCGGTTCCCGTGTACCGGGTTCCCGTGTACCGGTTCCCGCTCCCGGGACCGGTTCCCGGTTCCCCATCCCGGGTGCACTGGGAGGGCGGAGAGAACGCAACTTTAGCGGCGAGGAGCCGGTAACCCCCTTTGGGTTGCCGGTGCTTCCCCGATTCCCGGTGCCGGTACCGGGTCCGCCATGCCTGCCGCCTACCCGCAACGGGCCCTGACGGTACTGCTGCTCTTCGGTACGTTGGCCGCCGCCATGGCCCTGCTCGCTTCCAGCCTCATCTTCCAGTTGCCGTCAGGGCGGGCCAgtaccggtaccggtaccggtgTCGGTCCAGGTCGAGGGGCTCTGCCGGAGCCGGCGGCCGCCGTGTTACTGCCGGTATCGGCCGTGCTGGCCGCTCTCTGCCTGGTGCTCAACGtgagctgcctcctcctctgcctcctccacgGCTACTTCAGCACCGAACTGTGCCGGGGGCAACCGGGGCCCGACCGGTGAGAGCCATGGGGGTTTGAGGGGGTGTATGGGGATGTGGGGGGATATACCAGGGCTTGGGAGGTCCGGGAGGGTTAAAGCGGGGGGCTACCGGGATGCTCTGGGAGCCCGCCGGGGTGTAGGGGAGGCTCAGAGGGGTCTTGGGTACCGGAAGGTTGGGGGGCggcgagggggctgggggagaaggaggtcGGCAGGGGACGGAGGGTGCTGGAGGGGTGCGGATGGGATTTGGGGAACGAGGGGTGCGAGGAGGGTGAGGGGACCTGTCACAGGGCACCTGTCTCTGCGGCGTGGGGGACCCTCCTGCACCCCAAGATCTGGCCTTTGCTCagctcccccctccaccccccctaGTCACTGCCCCTGCGAAAGGGGGTTGTGGGGAGCGAAAGATGCTGCCAGCACTCGCTGAGCACTTTGGATATCACAAAACTCACCTCTGCAGTGCCTGCCCTGGAAACAGGGTTATCTCTGGCTGATACCAGGGCTGTAAATATGCCCCTTAATTTTGGGGTGTAGCTGTGCTTAGCGACTGTTACCAACTAGGAGCAAGTTTATAGCAGCCCGTCCACCTGGCTGCGCTAATACACGCGATTTAGTTTCCCTGATAACATCCCTGTGTAAACCCAATGAGTGTGTTAGGGTCCCTCTCCGGGCTTATAGGAGCACGTGGGGTCACACCAGCCAGCAAGACCAGTTCAGCTCTAGGGCCAAGGCAGGGAAGATGTGCCGGGCCCGGCCACGATGTCCAGGAGCATCCAAGATTTGTCCCTTTGCAGCGGGAGAGCTGGGCTCTTTGGGTCACTGCCGGAGCGATCGCACAGGCCACTTGTGCAGCACCAAAATGACCGCAGGCCTGGGATCATTAACCATAGACATGTGTTGACTTAATCATTACCAGCACATTTACACTTGCAAAACGTTTCCAAAGcaattcccctctccttcctcagcGGAGACCTGGCCTGGATTGGTGGCTCTTCTGCCCACGCTGGCCCGGCCCAGCACCAGCTCCGCTCctgggttaaaagaaaaaaacaacttgtgaAAAATCAGATTTGAAAGCATCTTGGTGGAAACTGGTCCGTACGCGGAGGTCCCTCCATGTAGCTCATGCAATGGTGCCCACAGGACCCTTTTGGGACCAACTCTGACTTAAGCAAGTCAAAACTCATTTAAAGGAAATGATAATGTTTCAACAGTTACTTTTGTCCCTAATTAGACAAACCCATCAATGCCTCATGCTCTGCATGGAGCGCGACGGCTGGAGGCACTCCAGCAAGTGGCAGCATCTCCTCTCAGCAGCTTCCAAGCGAAGCTGATGCTTAGCATGCTCATTAACGAAGGAGAGCAAAAGATTTCTGCAAAACACAAAGTTCCCGTAGCAAACTTGACTTTCTGTGGGAGCTGAAGTTCTGCTGGAAAACTGTTACAGCAGAAAATTCCCCATCAGCTGTAAATTGTGGTATTGATTTGGGCTGTAAAATGCTCCATTTCAGAGTTGCGAGGTTCAACTTGGAAAATCCTGAGTGTGAAACAGGAGCAGCACTAATCAGGCAGCCAGATGCAAAGTCACAGGTAGAGAGACGGAGCGTGCTGGCTGCAGGACAGCCCGTACTCCAACAGCAGCGGCTTGTTCAAGGGCTTACAGGACAGAGCAAGCATGGCTACATGGCTGGGGACCCCGCTGGCACGTCTCGCCAAGCAGGGAAGCTGTTCCCAAACAATTAgatttgaaataatatttctgtGCTCTGCTCCAGAGCCCCCAGCGAAGCGAGAGGCTGCTTTTGGCTTTGCTGTAGGCGATACGAGGCATTGGGAGCCCTGGGTCGGTGTCCCTCTGCTTGGGATCACAAGCAGATCACTTGGTctgtctgtgcctcagtttccccaactgCAAGCTGAGGGTTACACTCGTGTTTGGGAGGAAAAGAGCTGGTTCTCGGGACACGGGGATGCTGGTCTGCAGGCTGCTCCCGGGCAGGAGGTGCCGGCAGGACGCAGCCCCTCTCCCCTGCGATGTGGGATGCCATTAGCTGCTGTCTCCTCACGGCCGAGCTGGCCTGGCCCCACTGGGCGCCGGTTTCATTAGGGGACCCGCTCACGTCCCAGGGACCTTTCCCACGTTGGGCCTGTCACACTGAATTACCGCTCCGCTTCTCAGCGCTGCGCTCAATAGTCCGAGCCAGCTCCAAACAAAGTCCTTCTCCTCCCCGCTAATCCCCCTCAACTCAGGTAATTAATAAAACAAAGCGGCTGCTCTTCCCCGCCAGCAGCGAGGAGGAGCGGGAGCGGGTCCAGGGTCTATTAACGGCTCCTGGCTGTAGGCTCCCCAACGGCCGAGGGGCTACGACAAgcctgggaggaggggagggggccaGGGCAGAGCATCCTTGGCTGCCGAATTCACCCCATGGGGTCGAAGATGCTGGCTGCTGTGGAGGAGCAACACAAGGGCTGGTCCTACCAGGAGGACAGTTGCGCTGCTGCCCCTTCAGCTGGTCCTTCCAAGCCAGGGCATGTTTCCAAACAGCTCCCTGGGATTTTTTTGGAGATGGTCAGCGGGACCAGCGAGGCCTCGTGCACCCCCAGTTGTTTCAAGGGACTATTTGTGGCTTCCCAGCATCGCAGTCCTGCCAGCATCTTTCCGAGCACTCATGTTTCCAACCCTGCCGAGTCGCCTGGCACCCCCGTCTGCCAACCTCCACCCCGGCCACACTACGCTGCATCCCCTAACGACCACATCCCGCTCTCCCAATTAGCAGAGCCATCCTCTGGTGACAGAAGCCTCCGAAGCCCAGCGAGGACTGAGTTTTGCCAGGTCAATCTGGCTCTGGAGACACCCAGGCAGAGCTGTCAGTGGCTCGGTGGAAAGCATGCCCATGGAAAGCGCAGGCAGCAGGCACAGGGATCGGTGCTGGGTGGGAAACAAAGACCCTGCTGGAAAGGAGCTggtcttttcatgtgttttaagCACAATTCAAGTACCAAGCCCCCTTCAGACAAAAGGCTTGCAATCTGAGCTGAGCACAGAAATCCAATCCCAAGGGCGAAGAGAGAACCTGGCCTTGCTTAATTCAACGCCCCAGCACTTTATTTGTCATTCTTTAAGGGGGAGATGGGCTTGACACGCCTCAGTTTTGTTCCTTACTTGCTCTTCAGGGTTTGCTGAACAGGGGGGAATCACCCGCAAAAAGCCTCCAGCCATTTGTCTCTCCTGAGCCCCTGCCCCCATCTGGTTTCTGAAGCAGAGGAGCCAGGCAGGAAAAGTTTGAAATTTCAAGTGAAAATCTTCTGTTCCAGAGTGGGAAGAACGCAGCCCAGAGCTGTGCAATGCAGCAGCCTGGGGGAAACCCCAATTCAGCAGAGGTCCTTGGGCTTGTGACCTGGCTCTGAACCTCTCCTCTATGCAAAACCCAGCGTTTCAGTTTCTCAGCAGGGGCCAGAGCATCAGCGTTTTTCCTGTGCCAAGACCAGGGCCAGGAGACTACGCAGACCTGTagttttctcatctgttttgcaGGGCAGACTGGTTCCTTCTGGACAGCCGGACGGTTCGCCACACTGCCATCGGCTTGTTCTGCTGTGGGGTCTCAGTCTACCTAACAGGCAAGTGCTCATTTCTCACCAGCACAGCCCAGTAGGGACCGGGTGTTTTCAGCCCAGACCACACATCTTGCACTGGTTGCTGAGTGCTTGTGAGCTGCTGAGTTTCTACTTCAGCATCAGGTTTGGTTTGCAAATGACTTTGCCACTCATTCCTGTAGCGCTAACTTTCTGTTCTCAGTGACCAGCCCTCACGAGGGCTCCTCTGGCCTGAATTTTGCAGGTCAAATGCATCGCTTTAGTCCTTCTGGTTCCTCAAGACGTTCTGCactcttctctccttccagctctCGCCATctacatgctgctgctgtttgaactGGAGGCCGGCATTGCCAGCGCTTGTATTCTCTCCTCCGGCATCATCGTCCTGCTGATCACAGTGACGCACGCCTTGGTACGGGCTTCCCAGGTTTCACGCCGCACCCGCTCCGAGGTCTCTCACACCCTGTACGAGAACGACTCTGCCCAACAAGGCGAATCCTCCACCAGCGATCTGAACAACAAAAATGTGGCtacgccccggccccggcccgagATCCACCGGgaattttccttccctcctttcctggagcGCAAATCCCAGCTGGGCTCTCCAGCCAGCAGCAACCTCACCTCCTCGGGTAGCCCTGGGCTTCGCTCCGAGAAGGAGAGCTACAACCTGCCCCGAACGCACAGGACGCTGTCGGCAGAGTCAGGCCTGCTGCAGGCACAGAGCAAGCCCTGGAACGGCGTCACGCAGGAGATGAGGAACGTGCTGTCACGCAAACCTGGAGCCTCGGGCAAGGACTCGACTCTGGTGTGAGTGGAAGCGGGACCTTTTCTCCCCGTCTCgtcccaggggagctgcaggcacCAGGGCCGAGATTTGCATCTCTATTTAGAGCTTAATATAGGTCATGTctcaccagagcagggggatggctGTTTTTccaccctctgccctcctgcctgggGGTTCGTGCAGCCACTGCCTCACGCTCTTTGCTTCTTTTACTGAGGAGATGCCACCTCCACTCAAAGCCAAAAGCCCTCGGCCGCCTGCCTTGAGCCCCCAGCCGCTCCTGCCACCCGCGACGCTGCTGGCACTTGCCACCCCATGAACCAGGACCGCGTTGACAGGGCAGCGGCTGGCAGCGACCCATGCAGGACCCCCACAGCTGTCCCAACTGCAGTGAAGGAAGCAGAACACATGGGTGAGAAGAAGCAAGCGGACCTTCTCCATAAGCAGACCTACCCTCTTTCTCCAGCAGATTCCAACTGATCTCTCTGGCTGTCTGTACCTCcctgctcttcccctgcctccttcctccctcctccatccccaggagCCAGCACTACACCGAGACAGTTCATACAACCGACCCAGCATGCCTTCCTCACAGCACGTAGCCAGGCAGGTGTAAGAAACCGAGGTAGGTGATGGAGGAGCAACAAGTGAGATGGAGCCAGAGCGGTCTGCAAGCTGCagagggtgggtttggggtggcaGAGAGCCTGCTGCTTGTTCACCAGCACGTCCACCCTCTGAGCAGGACACAGCTAGCTAAGCAGGGTCTTAGCAGGGAAAGGGGCTgcgctggggcagccccagcatccTGGCTTTGCTCAGTGGTAGAGGAACCTCTCTGGGGATTCCTTGGGTGCCACCAGAAGAGTGCCAATTGTGGAGGCTGAGGTCCAGGAAGGCGTTTGCATTGGCACTGCCAGTCCTCTGCTGTATGCAGGGCAGAAAGCACAAGTACTAAAGGCAGCAGCTGCTTCTGTGAAACACAAGCAGGTTTAGCTCACTCTGTCCCTGTGCCGACAAACACCTTGCTGGTTACTCGCAGCCCCACGCTCTGTCAACCCTGCCCAGGTCCAGAGCAGCAGAACACTTGGTTCTTCCCCAATTCCTTATCATTCAGCAACCAGTAAAG encodes the following:
- the TMEM221 gene encoding transmembrane protein 221; amino-acid sequence: MPAAYPQRALTVLLLFGTLAAAMALLASSLIFQLPSGRASTGTGTGVGPGRGALPEPAAAVLLPVSAVLAALCLVLNVSCLLLCLLHGYFSTELCRGQPGPDRADWFLLDSRTVRHTAIGLFCCGVSVYLTALAIYMLLLFELEAGIASACILSSGIIVLLITVTHALVRASQVSRRTRSEVSHTLYENDSAQQGESSTSDLNNKNVATPRPRPEIHREFSFPPFLERKSQLGSPASSNLTSSGSPGLRSEKESYNLPRTHRTLSAESGLLQAQSKPWNGVTQEMRNVLSRKPGASGKDSTLV